One region of Eupeodes corollae chromosome 1, idEupCoro1.1, whole genome shotgun sequence genomic DNA includes:
- the LOC129938380 gene encoding zinc finger protein 182-like, whose translation MAEESETQSAATPINGNTPTRPIKSNSTPVILPSPNATDPKRRFVCPIEGCSKSYGKSSHIRAHMTWHSGEKPFICDQPTCMKAFTRSDELARHYRTHTGERPYECAQCEKRFTRSDHLTKHLRVHFKETKMDITPLLEVSLGEGSDTGSNDANDVKPDVNSLDLLLAVKTELHVNEETDAEDFRVKYENDQLSEIKIEPEMICETSLPASNSHHEPTLKSKKVIHERIILVEPKPRERRYNCTSEGCGKAFKRQDELKRHSRIHSGVKPFECNQCEKRFLRKDHLNKHIKTHSRIPVIKAAS comes from the coding sequence ATGGCTGAAGAATCAGAAACTCAATCAGCAGCCACTCCCATCAATGGCAACACACCCACTCGTCCCATCAAAAGTAATTCCACTCCGGTAATCTTGCCATCGCCAAATGCCACAGATCCGAAACGACGTTTTGTGTGTCCAATCGAGGGTTGCTCGAAATCCTATGGCAAGAGTTCCCACATTCGTGCCCACATGACATGGCATTCAGGAGAGAAGCCCTTTATATGTGATCAACCGACTTGCATGAAAGCCTTCACTCGATCCGACGAACTGGCGCGTCACTACCGCACCCACACCGGGGAGAGACCGTACGAGTGTGCTCAATGCGAGAAGAGGTTCACCCGCAGCGACCACCTTACCAAGCACCTGCGGGTCCATTTCAAAGAAACCAAAATGGACATAACACCTTTGCTGGAGGTGTCCTTAGGGGAGGGTTCCGATACCGGTTCTAATGACGCCAACGATGTTAAACCCGATGTCAATTCATTAGATTTGCTGCTCGCAGTAAAGACGGAGCTGCATGTGAATGAAGAAACCGATGCCGAGGACTTTCGtgttaaatatgaaaatgatcAGTTATCAGAGATAAAAATAGAACCCGAAATGATTTGCGAAACTTCTTTACCTGCTTCTAACTCACATCATGAGCCaactttgaaatcaaaaaaagttattcaCGAACGCATCATTTTAGTCGAACCTAAACCCCGGGAGAGACGCTACAATTGCACCTCAGAAGGATGTGGCAAAGCTTTTAAGCGGCAAGATGAGCTCAAGCGACACAGCCGTATTCATTCTGGCGTGAAGCCCTTCGAATGCAATCAATGTGAGAAGAGGTTCCTCAGAAAAGACCATCTGAATAAGCACATCAAAACTCATTCCCGCATCCCAGTTATCAAGGCTGCAAGCTAA